A region of Micromonospora sp. WMMD882 DNA encodes the following proteins:
- a CDS encoding winged helix-turn-helix domain-containing protein: protein MYEQVVDDITTSIRNGTLRPGDKLPTIADLAHQYKSSDNPIKRALWILDERGWIEVHQGKGSFVADKPPT from the coding sequence GTGTACGAGCAGGTTGTCGACGACATCACCACGTCGATCCGGAACGGCACGCTCAGACCCGGCGACAAGTTGCCAACGATCGCCGACCTCGCCCACCAGTACAAATCGTCCGACAATCCGATCAAGCGGGCGCTCTGGATCCTCGATGAGCGGGGATGGATCGAAGTACATCAGGGGAAGGGTTCGTTCGTCGCGGACAAGCCACCCACCTGA